In Rhinolophus sinicus isolate RSC01 chromosome X, ASM3656204v1, whole genome shotgun sequence, a single genomic region encodes these proteins:
- the AWAT2 gene encoding LOW QUALITY PROTEIN: acyl-CoA wax alcohol acyltransferase 2 (The sequence of the model RefSeq protein was modified relative to this genomic sequence to represent the inferred CDS: inserted 3 bases in 3 codons; substituted 1 base at 1 genomic stop codon) — translation MVLPPMKDVKAALEVFAIXQWALSILVISESSAFDRATNWNPGGRASVRDCLQLTDTTTVILLNLYLVVFTPYWPVTVLILTWLXFAWKTPERGGCWFTWVRCWCLWKQYHEYFPLQVLKTCISPSRNYVLARHPHGLMSYSCFGHFATNTSGFSMIFPXITPXMLTVGAFFWVSFLRDYAMSTEACSVSQSPMDCPLTQKGTGNMLAECRHSLPGSTTLLCVGALLPAYAFGETDLYNQYIFTPGGLVDCFQKWFHSMAHIYPRAFYGCDFTENSWELRPVTELFWCFSLFLVPLPVPKIEKLSQEMVDKYHIFYMDTLRRLFDQHKVKFDSSDTQEMVKV, via the exons ATGGTCTTGCCCCCCATGAAGGACGTCAAGGCTGCCCTGGAGGTCTTTGCTA cccagtgggctctcagcatCTTGGTTATCAGTGAGTCTTCAGCCTTTGACAGGGCGACCAACTGG AACCCCGGAGGGAGGGCAAGTGTTAGGGACTGTTTGCAACTCACTGATACAACCACTGTGATCCTTCTCAACCTGTACCTGGTGGTGTTCACGCCCTACTGGCCTGTCACTGTGCTCATTCTTACCTGGC GCTTTGCCTGGAAGACCCCGGAGCGAG GTGGCTGCTGGTTTACCTGGGTGAGGTGTTGGTGCCTATGGAAACAGTACCATGAATACTTCCCACTCCAG GTTTTGAAGACTTGTATCTCCCCCAGCCGTAACTACGTCCTTGCCCGCCACCCTCATGGGCTCATGTCATATTCATGCTTTGGCCACTTTGCCACAAACACCTCAGGCTTCTCCATGATCTTCC ATATCACCCCTTAGATGCTCACAGTGGGAGCCTTTTTCTGGGTGTCTTTCCTCAGAGACTATGCCATGTCTA CAGAGGCCTGCTCTGTGAGCCAGTCCCCCATGGACTGTCCGCTTACCCAGAAAGGCACAGGCAACATGCTGGCTGAGTGCAGACACAGCTTGCCAGGCTCTACCACTCTGCTTTGTGT GGGGGCTCTACTCCCGGCCTATGCCTTTGGGGAGACAGACCTCTACAATCAGTACATTTTCACTCCCGGAGGCTTGGTCGATTGCTTCCAGAAGTGGTTCCACAGTATGGCACACATCTATCCTCGTGCCTTCTATGGGTGCGACTTCACTGAGAACTCCTGGGAGCTGCGCCCTGT GACTGAGCTGTTCTGgtgcttttctctcttcctcgTGCCTCTCCCAGTGCCCAAGATTGAGAAGCTGAGCCAGGAGATGGTGGACAAATACCACATATTCTATATGGATACCCTGCGCAGACTGTTCGACCAGCACAAGGTCAAGTTTGACAGCTCAGACACTCAGGAGATGGTGAAAGTTTGA